The following coding sequences are from one Paenibacillus sp. JDR-2 window:
- a CDS encoding alpha/beta hydrolase, producing the protein MRVYSQEIVNALQAQQEEANLNGTQVIVKVNPEETRAGYLDPYELQLIRKWAGEQKVAPAQPPSPEEQLQLIRDSMGFPNRNLNTVEIYTGYERVKLGDNEVGLWRYYPRKSMRKPNKPCLIYIHGGGWIGGTVFAVENPCRLIAELADAVVFNIDYSLAPEHKFPNGFNDCFNAVQYIYEHAEDYGIDRNRIAVGGDSAGGNLSAAVAAKDRDLGTRMVAQQVLIYPCVTFLNGVNGYQWELSQFEMADEQRAMIDPMLGIGRPTEADPEVRKAWELYLPREEDVRNPYVSPLLADSKDLPRTLCVGAEFDGLRIQSEVYSRQLAAAGVPVKTIRYKGCTHAFIDRLGFVPQAEDLCIEIANALKAL; encoded by the coding sequence ATGAGAGTATACAGCCAGGAAATTGTGAACGCTCTGCAGGCTCAGCAGGAAGAAGCAAACTTGAACGGCACGCAGGTTATTGTAAAGGTTAATCCGGAAGAGACAAGGGCCGGTTATCTGGATCCCTACGAGCTTCAGCTTATTAGGAAATGGGCCGGGGAACAAAAGGTTGCCCCAGCCCAGCCTCCGTCGCCGGAGGAGCAGCTTCAGCTTATTCGAGATTCCATGGGATTTCCGAACCGTAATTTGAATACGGTGGAGATTTACACCGGTTATGAACGCGTAAAGCTTGGCGACAATGAGGTTGGCCTATGGCGGTATTACCCGCGCAAATCGATGCGGAAGCCTAACAAACCTTGTCTCATCTATATTCACGGCGGCGGCTGGATCGGCGGTACCGTGTTTGCGGTGGAGAACCCTTGCCGGCTGATCGCCGAGCTGGCCGATGCCGTTGTCTTTAATATTGACTATTCATTGGCTCCGGAGCATAAGTTCCCTAACGGGTTTAACGACTGCTTTAATGCCGTTCAATATATTTATGAGCATGCCGAGGACTACGGCATCGACCGGAACCGGATTGCCGTAGGCGGCGACAGTGCCGGCGGCAACCTGTCGGCTGCCGTAGCAGCCAAGGACCGGGATTTAGGTACGCGTATGGTAGCCCAGCAGGTGCTGATTTATCCGTGCGTTACCTTCCTTAACGGGGTGAACGGTTATCAGTGGGAGCTGTCCCAGTTCGAGATGGCGGATGAACAAAGAGCTATGATTGATCCCATGCTGGGGATTGGACGGCCTACCGAGGCTGATCCGGAAGTCAGAAAAGCATGGGAGCTTTATCTGCCTCGCGAAGAGGACGTACGTAATCCTTATGTCAGTCCGCTTCTGGCTGACAGCAAAGATCTGCCGCGCACGTTGTGCGTTGGTGCGGAATTTGACGGGCTGCGCATTCAGTCGGAAGTATACAGCAGGCAGCTTGCGGCCGCCGGCGTTCCGGTGAAGACAATCCGGTACAAGGGATGTACGCATGCTTTTATCGACCGTCTGGGCTTTGTGCCGCAGGCAGAGGATTTATGTATTGAAATTGCAAATGCTTTGAAAGCACTATAA
- a CDS encoding C40 family peptidase yields MKFMTKIAMLLVAIALPVTALLHTTADAAMSSDAKRAKVVQTALNLKGKVNYVHWQDRQEKKAPYATDCSGFTALVYKLANVGVTLVSRDDDAQAKVGTKVGYGNFKKGDLLFFWNSGSKNHKDVGHVGIYIGNGKMIHNASPSADVIISDVNSSYYKQRFIVGRRVIN; encoded by the coding sequence ATGAAATTCATGACAAAAATCGCGATGCTATTGGTGGCTATCGCATTACCGGTAACAGCGCTTCTTCATACGACAGCGGATGCAGCGATGTCTTCGGACGCGAAAAGAGCGAAGGTTGTTCAAACTGCATTAAACTTAAAAGGTAAAGTCAATTACGTGCATTGGCAAGACCGTCAAGAGAAAAAAGCCCCTTACGCAACAGACTGCTCCGGTTTCACGGCGCTTGTATATAAACTTGCTAATGTTGGCGTTACTCTCGTTAGCCGCGACGACGACGCGCAAGCTAAAGTAGGAACTAAAGTAGGCTACGGCAACTTCAAAAAAGGCGATCTTCTGTTCTTCTGGAACAGCGGTTCGAAAAACCATAAAGACGTAGGCCACGTCGGCATCTACATCGGCAACGGCAAAATGATTCACAACGCAAGCCCTTCGGCAGACGTTATTATTTCGGATGTTAACTCGAGCTATTACAAGCAGCGTTTCATCGTGGGGAGACGCGTAATTAACTAG